A stretch of Enterobacter cloacae complex sp. ECNIH7 DNA encodes these proteins:
- a CDS encoding tail protein X, translating into MNVQAQQNDTIDLLCWRYYGRTAGVTEAVIDANKGISAATELQAGQIVYLPEIQPPAQRETVQLWD; encoded by the coding sequence ATGAACGTTCAGGCGCAGCAAAACGACACGATCGACCTGCTTTGCTGGCGCTATTACGGCAGAACAGCAGGCGTTACCGAGGCGGTGATCGATGCCAATAAGGGCATTTCCGCCGCCACTGAGTTGCAGGCCGGGCAGATTGTCTACCTGCCAGAGATCCAGCCGCCAGCCCAGCGGGAAACCGTGCAGCTATGGGATTAA